CATCGTGAATCGTGGCGCGACCGACATCGGACAAGCCGATCTGTCCGGGGCGACCTTCACGGTGTTGTCGTCCGATCCCAGCGTGGTGGGGCATGCGACCATCGCGAACTCCGCTTCACCGGTGACTCCGATCCACCCTCTCGAGGCGGTCGGTACCATGCTCCCCGGCAGCCCGCTGCTCGCGAAGGTGCTGCCCGGAGAAACGGCCCGAAACGTGTTCCCGATCGGCGTGTTCTGGCTCCTGGCCGATTTCCCGGTGGGGTACGTGGGGACTGTGGTCCTCAATCTGACGATGACGCTCCACGGCGAGATCGTCGAGTACTTCACGCTCATCCACTTCAGCCTGGGCCCCGAGTACCAGATCGCCGTGGTTCACGCGGGTCGCGCGAGCAGTCATCCGCTTCCGACCGCGGCGCGCCCCAGCAGTTGGGGAGCCCTCAAGCGGCTCTACCATTGAGCCGCGCGCACACTCGCGCTGAGCCGCGCGCACTTGCGCCGAGCAGGGCGCCCGCTGGCGCCGACGCTTTGCCGGCGCCCCTATTGCAGCAGCTTCGCGAGCCCGAACGCCGCCGCCGCGGCCAGGCCCCCGACCAGCACCGTCTGCAATCCGCTCTTGAGGGGCGAGACCCCGGTGAAGTGCCCCTTCACCCACCCGAACGCGAGCAGCGCGACCAGCGTGCACGCCACCGACACCTTGAGCGCGGCGTGCGCTTCGCGCATCAGCATGTAGGGGGCGAGCGGCACCAGGCCGCCGGCCACGTACGACGCGGCGATGGTCGCGGCGCTGGTCAGCGCGCGGCGCGGATTGGGTTCCTCGAGCCCCAGCTCGAAGCGCATCATGAAATCCACCCACGCCTTCGGCCGCTCGGTGAAAGCGCGCAGCACCGGCGCGATCTCGGCCTCGGTGAGCCCGTATTCGCGAAACACCACCGCCACTTCCTCGCGTTCGGCGTCGGGCTTCTCGACCACCTCCAGCTCTTCCCGGCGCTTCTCGCTCGCGTAGTGCTCGGCGTCGCCGCGCGCGGCCAGGTAGCCGCCCAGCCCCATTGCGATCGAGCCCGCCGCCACTTCGGCGAGCCCGGCGGTGACGACGATGCCGGTGGCCGCGACCGCCCCCGAGAGTCCGGCGGCGAGCGCGAAAGGCACGGTGAGCCCATCCGACATGCCGATCACGATGTCACGCACCGTGTCGCCGGCGGTGAAGTGCTTCTCGATGTGCGGTGTGGCGGGCATGGCTCCTCCTCAAGAAACGAGGCGCGGCGGTGGGCCGCGCCTCGGTGAGTCTGGGGCTGGTCGAACGCGGGGCACGAAATCGCCGCGCGAACCGAAACGCTACACGTTGACGGTCATCGCCAGCGAGATCCTCGTATTGCTCAGCAGCCGCGAGATCGGGCAGCCGGCCTTGGCGTCGTTGGCGGCCTTTTCGATCGCGCCCTTGCTCGCGCCCGGCGCATCCACCTCGAGGAACAGATCGCTCTTGGTCACGGTGGGCTTGCCGTCCACCGGCTCGAGCGTCACCTTGGCGGTGGTCTCGATGCGCTTCGCCGTGATGTTCGCCTTCCCGAGCTCGCCCGAGAGCGCCATCGAGAAACAGCCGGCGTGCGCGGCCGCGATCAGTTCCTCGGGATTGGTGCCCGGCGCCTCTTCGAAGCGCATGCGGAAATCGTAGGGAACGTTGCTGAGCGCCTTGCTGAGCGTGGTGAGACTGCCCTTCCCGTCCTTCAAGCCACCGCTCCAGACCGCCGTCGCCTGCCGAATCATGGTTCCTCCGTGGGGCTCGGAGCGCGGCACAAAGCCGCGCGTTGTG
The window above is part of the Candidatus Sulfotelmatobacter sp. genome. Proteins encoded here:
- a CDS encoding VIT1/CCC1 transporter family protein, producing MPATPHIEKHFTAGDTVRDIVIGMSDGLTVPFALAAGLSGAVAATGIVVTAGLAEVAAGSIAMGLGGYLAARGDAEHYASEKRREELEVVEKPDAEREEVAVVFREYGLTEAEIAPVLRAFTERPKAWVDFMMRFELGLEEPNPRRALTSAATIAASYVAGGLVPLAPYMLMREAHAALKVSVACTLVALLAFGWVKGHFTGVSPLKSGLQTVLVGGLAAAAAFGLAKLLQ
- a CDS encoding OsmC family protein — its product is MIRQATAVWSGGLKDGKGSLTTLSKALSNVPYDFRMRFEEAPGTNPEELIAAAHAGCFSMALSGELGKANITAKRIETTAKVTLEPVDGKPTVTKSDLFLEVDAPGASKGAIEKAANDAKAGCPISRLLSNTRISLAMTVNV